The following nucleotide sequence is from Halobacillus mangrovi.
ATCAAAAAAGTGCAGAAGGACCCTTTATATAAGCAAAAAAATTGCCGGGCTTTTTTTACTGAGTATGCTGGTCATGCAGAAAAGATTGCCGAACAGGTTGTACAAATCCATCATGAAACCCTTTCCTGCATTCTAGTAATCGGAGGTGACGGGACATTACATGAAGTCATCAATGGAACAAAAACTAGACCATCCCTACCGATTGGTTTCATTCCAGCTGGGTCAGGGAACGATTTTGGCAGGGGGATAGGATTAAAAAACAAGGGTGTGACTTTATTTCGAAAGATGATAACCCATCCAAAAAAATTGCAGTGTAACCAGGGAGTTTTTGTACCGAATCAACGCGATCAAAGGGGAAAACGTTACTTCGTAAACAGCATAGGCTTTGGCTTTGATGGAGAAATTGTCGCGTTGGCAAACCGTCCGTTATTCAGGAAATGGATGCGAAGACTTCAATTACATAAATTTACTTATACTATTGCACTCCTTCAATTATTGAGAAGGTATAATCCTATTTCTTTTGAATTAATGCTGAATGGGGAAGTGAGAAAATATTCCAATGCGATGATGGTGACCGTAACTAATCATCCATACTATGGGGGAGGAATGAAAATCACCCCTCAAATGGATATCCGTAATTCTGGGTTTCAAGTTCTTGTCATTGACGAGATATCAAAATGGAAAATCCTCGCACTGTTTTTGACCGTTTTCCTCGGATTGCATACGAAACTTAAGGAAGTGAGAGTTTATGAAGCGGAGACGGTAAAGATTTCTTCGCTTGAAACGCTCTCTTATCAAGTGGATGGACAGAGTGGTGAATGCAAAGAATGTGAGATAAGAAAGAGTGGTCGGAAAAGGACCTTCTTTTCGGGGTAAGATAAAACTCTTGAAACTTACGAGAAAGATAAGTTAATCTAATTTAAGGTGCATGGGTAGATACCAAATCTTTTGGAACAGGCCCAAAGTACGATATACTGAAAGACGATAACGACGTGATGTAATGTAATCACAGGAAGATTTGAGGAATTGAAGGTGAATTGGTTGGAACATATTCTTGGAAGTGATTGGACGATTACACCAGCAGGCGGTTCGACAGGAGAAGCCTATTATGCGCAGACAGAGGGGAAGAGATTATTTCTTAAGAGAAATTCTTCTCCGTTTCTTGCTGTCCTTTCTGCCGAGGGAATTGTGCCCAAGCTTGTTTGGACCAAGCGGTTAGAAAACGGTGATGTGATTACTGCACAGGAATGGTTAGAAGGACGCGAGTTGAACCCTGAAGAGATGAAGCACCCACGAGTAGCTGCATTGCTAAGCAAAATTCATCATTCAACAGAACTTCTCGATATGCTTATGAGATTAGGAAAACAGCCATTAACACCGACAGAGATTTTAAAAGATATAAAAGAGAACCAAAATGTATTAAATCAAATAGATCCTAGAATTGAAATTCATCACGCCATCAATTTTCTTGAGAGCCATGTGGATGAAGTGGGCCACGATGTTCATGTTGTTTGCCATTGTGATACAAATCATAACAATTGGCTGCTTTCTTCTTCTGATCAATTGTATTTAATTGATTGGGATAATGCTATGGTTGCTGACCCTGCTCTTGATTTGGGGATGCTGCTTTATTCTTATATACCGGTAGAGAGTTGGCAAGATTGGCTTAAGGAATATGGGACAGAGCCTAAAGAGGATTTATATAATCGAATGGTATGGTATGCGGTTTCGCAAGCTCTTTCTTTTATCCAGTGGCATCAGATGAGAGGCGAATATGACGAATCCTCTATCCGGATGAGGAAGTTGAAAAATATGATGAACGTTCACAATATCTACTGATAAAGTTTTGTACGTAAAAGTTTACTTTCTTCATCAATAGCCTCCTTCGATACTTTTGGAGTGAGTAATGGTGGATGGGAAAACGACTCGCTTTCCGTGGGCATGTGTTGAGCCTCCTCAGACTACGTCTTCCGGGGTCTCACCTATCATGCTCATCCCACAGGAGTCTCGCCGTTTTCCCATCCACCATATGGTATAAAGAGGATCGAAACGATCTCTTCTGGAATGAGGCATTTGCGGACTGGTAATGTCAGGAATTCAGAATTGTTACGGATTTCATTGCGATTATTAGTCAGTTTCAAATTAACGGGATTTCGAGCACCTCCTATGGCAAGGAGCGATGGGAAACGGAGAGAGACTCACGCGGGAGAAGGATTCTAGGCGAGACCCCACAGAGAGCACAGCAAACAAGTAGGCATGCCAGTTCCCCCCACAGGAAAGCGAGTCGTTTCCTAGCCACACCATAATTCTCTCGCAGTAACGAACCCAAGTTATCTCTAAATTTAGCTTTTCAAGATTACTGTTATATACTTTTAACAAAGCTACTAAATAAGATAAAAAAAAGCCGTTGCTAATTTTACTTAGCAACGGTTTTATTAACCTTGGGAGACGGTTGGTGTATATTTTAATTTCTTCTCACGAACTTCAGAACTCATTTTTTCACTTAATTTCTCAAATGGATATATAAATACTGCGTATCCTGCAAAAAGTACAGAGAAAGTGGCTAGCACAGTCATTTCAAACGTTTTTGTAATAAGTTTCATATTTCTGGCTTCACTCCAATTCGTATTAGTATCACACGTTTGATATCGTATCTTAGAAAGCGTTTACAACCCAACCCCCATCATGAACGAAATTTCAGAGTATGTTGGGAATGGAAAGGGTTGTAATTGAATAGCTCATGCATCATCACTAATAGACGGACATAGTCGCTTATTCACCGTTATCCCTTACTTTTTATAAAAACTTTTAAAAACGATCGACTTCATGGTAAGATTTTAACGGTAGGAGGAGGAATTTTAACCATGCGTTTAAGAAATAAACCTTGGGCAGACGACTTTATGAGAGAGAACGATCACATCGTTGTCCAAAACCCTTTTGAATGGAAAGGAAAGTGGAAAGAACTTTTTGATGACCCATCTAAGCCTCTTCACTTGGAGATTGGTTCTGGAAAAGGTCAATTTATTGCCGGCATGAGCAAACAGCATGAGGAGCTCAACTTCATTGGAATTGAACGGGTGAAGAGTGTTATTGTCGGGGCCTTGAAGAAAGTGAAAAATGCCGAGACGAAAAATGCAAGGCTTGTAAACGAAGATGCCGAGGATCTTCGTGATTTATTTGCTTCGAATGAAGTTGATC
It contains:
- a CDS encoding diacylglycerol/lipid kinase family protein yields the protein MNIIIVNPKAGFGKAQKLIKKVQKDPLYKQKNCRAFFTEYAGHAEKIAEQVVQIHHETLSCILVIGGDGTLHEVINGTKTRPSLPIGFIPAGSGNDFGRGIGLKNKGVTLFRKMITHPKKLQCNQGVFVPNQRDQRGKRYFVNSIGFGFDGEIVALANRPLFRKWMRRLQLHKFTYTIALLQLLRRYNPISFELMLNGEVRKYSNAMMVTVTNHPYYGGGMKITPQMDIRNSGFQVLVIDEISKWKILALFLTVFLGLHTKLKEVRVYEAETVKISSLETLSYQVDGQSGECKECEIRKSGRKRTFFSG
- a CDS encoding phosphotransferase family protein, producing MNWLEHILGSDWTITPAGGSTGEAYYAQTEGKRLFLKRNSSPFLAVLSAEGIVPKLVWTKRLENGDVITAQEWLEGRELNPEEMKHPRVAALLSKIHHSTELLDMLMRLGKQPLTPTEILKDIKENQNVLNQIDPRIEIHHAINFLESHVDEVGHDVHVVCHCDTNHNNWLLSSSDQLYLIDWDNAMVADPALDLGMLLYSYIPVESWQDWLKEYGTEPKEDLYNRMVWYAVSQALSFIQWHQMRGEYDESSIRMRKLKNMMNVHNIY
- the trmB gene encoding tRNA (guanosine(46)-N7)-methyltransferase TrmB; this translates as MRLRNKPWADDFMRENDHIVVQNPFEWKGKWKELFDDPSKPLHLEIGSGKGQFIAGMSKQHEELNFIGIERVKSVIVGALKKVKNAETKNARLVNEDAEDLRDLFASNEVDHIYLNFSDPWPKNKHEKRRLTFHTFLDQYKDVLVPDGEITLKTDNKGFFEYSLVSFSQYGMILEDVSVDLHADEDPLNVPTEYEEKFSEKGQPIYRCKVRFNS